A DNA window from Engystomops pustulosus chromosome 10, aEngPut4.maternal, whole genome shotgun sequence contains the following coding sequences:
- the VHL gene encoding von Hippel-Lindau disease tumor suppressor — translation MPQEAPPPPNGLPQLRSVNSRQLVQVVFCNRSPRTVQPLWVNFQGRPQPYPAIAPGTGRRMSTYLGHIWLFREVETNVALTANTKDIYIPSPNASGQPAMVNICLPVFSLKERCLQVIRGLVKPQDYRRLEIVASLYDDLDDRPNIEQDLRRLAVRFREQATLENS, via the exons ATGCCGCAGGAAGCTCCGCCGCCGCCCAATGGCCTCCCTCAGCTCCGCTCGGTGAACAGCCGGCAGCTGGTCCAGGTTGTGTTCTGTAACCGCAGCCCCCGCACCGTGCAGCCGCTGTGGGTGAACTTCCAGGGGAGGCCGCAGCCCTACCCCGCCATAGCCCCGGGCACCGGCCGCAGGATGAGCACCTACCTGG GTCACATTTGGTTGTTCCGTGAAGTGGAGACGAATGTGGCGCTGACCGCCAACACGAAGGACATCTACATCCCCTCCCCGAACGCCAGCGGGCAGCCGGCCATGGTGAACATCTGCCTGCCAG TGTTCAGCCTGAAGGAGCGCTGCCTGCAGGTGATCCGTGGCCTGGTGAAGCCACAAGATTACAGGAGACTGGAGATCGTGGCCTCCCTCTATGACGACCTGGACGACCGGCCAAATATCGAGCAGGATCTGCGGCGCCTGGCCGTCCGCTTCAGGGAGCAGGCGACACTAGAGAACTCCTGA